Below is a window of Candidatus Thiodiazotropha endoloripes DNA.
CGAATCTTTCTATCTTGGTGAGTTTCCCCTTGCCAGTTGTACGGTCACAGTCACCACCGAATCTGGTGATCGTGCTGAAGGTGGTGCATTGGTAATGGATGATCGGATGGAGCGTGCTGAACAACTGGCACTCTGCGACGCGGTACTGGCTGGCAGACTGCCTGGTTGGCAAAAGGTCGAAGCGCTATTGCATGAGGGTCGTGTCAGGCGTGAACAGATCAGTCTGGTGCGAAAGGCGATGCTGGCACGCACCAAGGTGGATTTTTCTCTGCTAGAGGATGTGGGAGGTGAGGATGTTTGAAGTTGCACCCATCTGGCAATCGCACATCCAGCAGCAGAA
It encodes the following:
- the phnG gene encoding phosphonate C-P lyase system protein PhnG, which gives rise to MTREEWVSALTALPEERLRELVNGFPADWKVQPTTLPQVGLGMMKMKESAFNESFYLGEFPLASCTVTVTTESGDRAEGGALVMDDRMERAEQLALCDAVLAGRLPGWQKVEALLHEGRVRREQISLVRKAMLARTKVDFSLLEDVGGEDV